From Yersinia hibernica, a single genomic window includes:
- the hemA gene encoding glutamyl-tRNA reductase, producing MTLLALGINHKTAPVSLRERVTFSPESIDRALASLLQQPLVQGGVVLSTCNRTELYLSVEQQENLHEQLIAWLCNYHRLSPDEVKKSLYWHHGNDAVSHLMRVASGLDSLVLGEPQILGQVKKAFAESQREQSLSGELERLFQKTFSVAKRVRTETEIGASAVSVAFAACTLARQIFESLSELNVLLVGAGETIELVARHLREHQVKHMIIANRTRERAQALATEVGAEVITLPEIDARLADADIIISSTASPLPIIGKGMVERALKSRRNQPMLFVDIAVPRDIEPEVGKLSNAYLYSVDDLQTIIQHNMAQRQAAAVQAESIVQQESINFMTWLRAQGAVETIRDYRSQAEQVRSEMTAKALAAIEQGANVEQVVNELAYKLTNRLIHAPTKSLQQAASDGDMERLQLLRDSLGLDQH from the coding sequence ATGACTCTGCTTGCACTAGGCATTAACCACAAAACCGCTCCTGTATCGCTACGTGAACGCGTGACATTTTCACCGGAATCGATCGATAGGGCACTGGCTAGCTTGCTCCAACAACCGTTGGTGCAGGGCGGTGTCGTGTTGTCTACGTGTAACCGAACTGAGTTATACCTCAGTGTAGAACAGCAAGAAAATCTGCATGAACAACTTATCGCCTGGCTGTGTAACTATCATCGGCTCAGCCCGGATGAAGTGAAAAAGAGCCTCTATTGGCATCATGGTAATGATGCCGTCAGCCATTTGATGCGCGTTGCCAGTGGGTTGGATTCCTTGGTCTTGGGTGAACCCCAAATTCTGGGGCAGGTGAAAAAAGCTTTTGCAGAATCTCAACGCGAACAATCGCTCTCCGGCGAATTGGAGCGGTTGTTCCAAAAAACCTTCTCAGTTGCCAAACGGGTTCGGACAGAAACTGAAATCGGTGCCAGTGCTGTTTCGGTGGCATTTGCGGCCTGTACCTTGGCGCGGCAAATTTTTGAATCACTTTCTGAACTGAATGTGTTGTTGGTCGGGGCGGGTGAAACGATAGAATTAGTCGCGCGCCATCTGCGAGAGCATCAAGTCAAACATATGATTATCGCTAACCGCACCCGTGAGCGAGCGCAAGCCTTGGCCACGGAGGTTGGGGCTGAAGTGATTACTTTACCTGAAATTGATGCGCGCCTAGCCGATGCCGACATCATTATCAGCTCAACGGCCAGCCCACTGCCGATTATTGGTAAAGGGATGGTAGAGCGCGCCCTGAAAAGCCGCCGCAACCAGCCGATGCTGTTTGTTGATATCGCAGTGCCGCGCGATATTGAGCCGGAAGTGGGTAAACTGTCTAATGCTTATTTATACAGTGTTGATGATCTACAGACGATTATTCAGCACAATATGGCGCAACGTCAGGCTGCCGCAGTTCAGGCGGAGTCGATAGTACAGCAAGAAAGCATCAATTTTATGACCTGGCTACGCGCTCAGGGGGCGGTCGAAACCATTCGTGATTACCGTTCTCAAGCCGAACAGGTTCGCAGCGAGATGACGGCAAAAGCATTGGCCGCTATTGAGCAGGGTGCTAATGTTGAACAGGTGGTTAATGAACTGGCCTACAAACTGACTAACCGCCTAATTCATGCCCCCACCAAATCCCTCCAGCAAGCCGCCAGTGATGGCGATATGGAGCGGTTGCAATTATTACGCGACAGCCTTGGGCTGGATCAGCACTAG
- the lolB gene encoding lipoprotein insertase outer membrane protein LolB — protein sequence MPQRKISFYRLLPLATLVLAACSTTPSSGPATSPTSPQWRQHEQQLQQLSQFQTRGAFAYISEKQKVYARFFWQQTTPERYRLLLTNPLGSTELELLVQPGVTQLTDNQGKRYVSDDPQEMIQKLTGMSIPLASLRQWILGLPGDTTDFTLDDKYRLKQLTYQQNGVTWVVDYQEYNTQVTPALPSRMELSQGGQRIKLKMDNWTVK from the coding sequence ATGCCTCAGCGCAAAATCAGTTTTTATCGCCTACTTCCGTTAGCGACTTTAGTGCTAGCCGCCTGTAGCACCACCCCGTCATCCGGCCCGGCGACCAGTCCCACCTCGCCTCAATGGCGTCAACATGAACAGCAATTACAGCAATTGAGCCAATTTCAAACGCGTGGTGCTTTTGCCTATATCTCAGAAAAACAAAAAGTTTATGCGCGTTTCTTCTGGCAACAAACCACCCCAGAGCGCTATCGCCTCTTGCTAACCAACCCGTTGGGCAGCACTGAGTTGGAGTTGCTGGTGCAGCCGGGGGTAACCCAGTTGACGGATAACCAGGGCAAGCGCTATGTCAGTGATGACCCACAAGAAATGATTCAAAAGTTAACCGGAATGTCGATTCCTTTGGCAAGTTTACGCCAATGGATTCTGGGATTACCGGGCGATACCACTGATTTTACTCTCGATGATAAATACCGCCTGAAACAGCTGACTTATCAACAAAATGGCGTGACGTGGGTCGTTGATTATCAGGAATACAATACTCAAGTCACCCCAGCACTGCCTAGCCGTATGGAACTGAGTCAAGGTGGGCAACGCATTAAACTAAAAATGGATAACTGGACGGTCAAATAG
- the ispE gene encoding 4-(cytidine 5'-diphospho)-2-C-methyl-D-erythritol kinase, protein MVSTNQHVWPAPAKLNLFLYVTGQRADGYHLLQTLFQFLDYGDVLTIVPRNDTQIRLLTPIAGVANEQNLIIRAARLLQQHPGVAKVPRGADISIDKRLPMGGGLGGGSSNAATVLVALNTLWQCGLSDDELATLGLTLGADVPVFVRGHAAFAEGVGEKLQPADPAEKWYLVAHPGVNIPTPIIFSDPELKRNTPTRPLAALLSTPYANDCEPIARKRFREVEQALSWLLEYAPSRLTGTGACVFAEFDTESSARQVLSIAPEWLHGFVARGVNISPLHRVRSGKSEAVSTDTDLQRRSK, encoded by the coding sequence ATGGTTAGCACCAATCAACATGTCTGGCCAGCGCCCGCAAAATTGAATTTATTTCTCTATGTCACCGGGCAACGTGCTGATGGTTATCATCTATTACAGACTTTGTTCCAATTTCTCGATTATGGTGATGTGTTAACTATCGTGCCGCGTAATGATACACAGATTCGTTTGTTGACACCGATTGCCGGGGTAGCAAACGAGCAAAATCTGATAATCCGCGCGGCGCGATTACTGCAACAGCATCCTGGCGTGGCAAAAGTGCCGCGCGGCGCGGATATCAGTATCGATAAACGCTTACCCATGGGCGGCGGTCTCGGCGGTGGTTCGTCCAATGCCGCCACCGTGTTAGTGGCTCTCAATACTCTGTGGCAATGTGGTTTATCTGATGACGAACTGGCTACCCTTGGCCTCACATTAGGTGCCGATGTGCCCGTGTTTGTTCGAGGGCATGCCGCCTTTGCCGAGGGCGTTGGTGAGAAGTTGCAGCCAGCAGACCCGGCAGAAAAGTGGTATTTGGTGGCTCATCCGGGTGTAAACATCCCAACCCCGATTATTTTTTCTGATCCTGAATTAAAAAGAAATACGCCAACTCGCCCACTGGCGGCGCTTTTAAGCACTCCGTACGCAAATGATTGCGAACCGATCGCAAGAAAACGTTTTCGCGAGGTTGAACAGGCTCTTTCATGGCTGTTAGAATATGCTCCGTCACGCCTTACCGGAACCGGCGCTTGTGTCTTTGCTGAATTTGACACTGAGTCATCGGCCCGGCAGGTGTTAAGTATTGCCCCTGAGTGGTTGCACGGTTTTGTCGCCCGTGGAGTGAACATTTCTCCACTGCACCGCGTACGCTCTGGGAAAAGTGAAGCCGTGAGCACAGATACCGATTTACAGCGAAGGTCTAAGTAA
- the prs gene encoding ribose-phosphate diphosphokinase, which produces MPDMKLFAGNATPELAQRIANRLYTSLGDAAVGRFSDGEVSVQINENVRGGDIFIIQSTCAPTNDNLMELVVMVDALRRASAGRITAVIPYFGYARQDRRVRSARVPITAKVVADFLSSVGVDRVLTVDLHAEQIQGFFDVPVDNVFGSPILLEDMLQQNLENPIVVSPDIGGVVRARAIAKLLNDTDMAIIDKRRPRANVSQVMHIIGDVAGRDCVLVDDMIDTGGTLCKAAEALKERGAKRVFAYATHPIFSGNAVENIKHSVIDEVIVCDTIPLSAEIKALKNVRTLTLSGMLAEAIRRISNEESISAMFEH; this is translated from the coding sequence GTGCCTGATATGAAGCTTTTTGCTGGTAACGCCACCCCGGAACTAGCACAACGTATTGCCAACCGTTTGTACACCAGTCTTGGTGACGCCGCTGTAGGTCGTTTTAGCGACGGCGAAGTGAGCGTGCAAATCAACGAAAATGTACGCGGTGGTGATATTTTCATCATCCAGTCCACCTGCGCACCCACGAACGATAACCTGATGGAACTGGTTGTCATGGTTGATGCCCTGCGTCGCGCCTCCGCAGGACGTATTACTGCTGTTATTCCTTACTTCGGTTACGCCCGTCAGGATCGCCGCGTGCGTTCCGCTCGTGTACCTATCACTGCCAAAGTTGTGGCCGACTTCCTCTCAAGTGTTGGGGTTGACCGCGTATTGACAGTGGATCTTCATGCTGAACAGATCCAAGGCTTCTTTGATGTTCCGGTCGATAACGTATTTGGTAGCCCAATCCTGCTGGAAGATATGTTGCAGCAGAATCTGGAAAACCCAATTGTTGTCTCACCAGACATTGGCGGCGTTGTTCGCGCCAGAGCCATCGCAAAACTGCTGAACGACACTGATATGGCGATTATCGACAAACGCCGTCCACGCGCTAACGTTTCTCAGGTGATGCATATCATCGGTGATGTCGCTGGTCGTGACTGCGTATTAGTTGACGATATGATCGATACCGGTGGGACTTTGTGTAAAGCGGCAGAAGCTTTGAAAGAACGCGGTGCCAAGCGTGTATTCGCTTACGCAACTCACCCGATCTTCTCCGGCAACGCCGTTGAAAACATCAAACACTCTGTCATTGATGAAGTGATTGTTTGTGACACTATCCCGTTGTCAGCTGAAATCAAAGCATTGAAAAATGTTCGCACTCTGACACTGTCCGGCATGTTGGCTGAAGCCATCCGTCGCATCAGTAATGAAGAGTCGATTTCTGCAATGTTTGAGCATTAA
- the ychH gene encoding stress-induced protein YchH — MKRKSAAMLGNVLMGLGLVTMVVGVGYSILAEVTQIGLPQFFAHGAVMSIFVGALLWLVGARIGGREQVADRYWWVKHFDKRCNRNQRHS; from the coding sequence ATGAAACGTAAAAGCGCAGCAATGCTCGGTAATGTGCTAATGGGTCTGGGGCTGGTGACAATGGTCGTTGGGGTCGGTTACTCAATTTTGGCTGAAGTCACACAGATTGGTTTACCACAATTCTTTGCCCACGGTGCGGTTATGAGTATTTTTGTTGGCGCACTGCTCTGGCTGGTGGGCGCTCGTATTGGTGGCCGTGAACAAGTTGCTGATCGCTATTGGTGGGTTAAACACTTCGATAAACGGTGTAACCGCAACCAACGCCATTCATAA
- the pth gene encoding aminoacyl-tRNA hydrolase produces the protein MSSIKLIVGLANPGAEYAQTRHNAGAWYVDLLAQRYQQELKEESKFFGYTARLNLAGQDVRLLVPSTFMNLSGKAVAAMAGFYRILPEEILVAHDELDIPPGVAKLKLGGGNGGHNGLKDIQSKLGNNPNFYRLRIGIGHPGDKSKVTGFVLGKPPASEQTLIDDAIDESIRCTEVLLKEDITKAMNRLHSFKATAS, from the coding sequence GTGAGTAGCATTAAATTAATCGTTGGGCTGGCAAATCCGGGCGCTGAATATGCCCAAACCCGCCATAATGCGGGAGCCTGGTATGTGGACTTATTGGCGCAGCGTTATCAGCAAGAACTGAAAGAAGAGAGCAAATTCTTCGGCTATACCGCGCGGTTAAATCTGGCAGGCCAAGATGTGCGCTTGTTGGTGCCGTCTACTTTTATGAATTTAAGTGGCAAGGCGGTTGCGGCGATGGCGGGTTTTTACCGCATCTTACCGGAAGAAATTTTGGTTGCTCACGATGAGCTAGATATCCCACCCGGGGTAGCGAAATTAAAACTCGGGGGTGGCAATGGCGGCCACAATGGCCTGAAGGACATTCAGAGCAAACTTGGGAATAACCCAAACTTCTACCGCTTGCGCATTGGTATCGGTCACCCTGGTGATAAAAGTAAAGTTACCGGTTTTGTCCTGGGTAAACCCCCGGCTAGCGAACAAACCTTAATTGATGACGCAATTGATGAGTCGATTCGCTGTACTGAAGTGCTGCTAAAAGAAGATATCACCAAGGCGATGAATCGCCTGCACTCCTTTAAAGCCACGGCATCGTAA
- the ychF gene encoding redox-regulated ATPase YchF yields MGFKCGIVGLPNVGKSTLFNALTQAGIEAANFPFCTIEPNTGVVPMPDPRLDQLAEIVKPQRILPTTMEFVDIAGLVKGASKGEGLGNQFLTNIRETEAIGHVVRCFENDNIIHVAGKVDPADDIDTINTELALSDLETCERAIHRVQKKAKGGDKDAKAELEALEKCLPHLENAGMLRALNLTAEDKAAIRYLSFLTLKPTMYIANVNEDGFENNPYLDQVRAIAAAEGSVVVAVCAAVESDIAELEDEDRAEFMAELGIEEPGLNRVIRAGYELLNLQTYFTAGVKEVRAWTIPVGATAPQAAGKIHTDFEKGFIRAQTIAFDDFITYKGEQGAKEAGKMRSEGKDYIVKDGDVMNFLFNV; encoded by the coding sequence ATGGGATTCAAATGCGGTATTGTGGGCTTGCCTAACGTGGGTAAATCCACCCTGTTCAACGCGTTGACACAAGCGGGCATCGAAGCAGCTAACTTCCCGTTCTGCACCATTGAGCCCAATACGGGTGTGGTGCCAATGCCGGATCCGCGTCTGGACCAACTGGCCGAGATAGTTAAACCTCAGCGCATCTTACCAACCACGATGGAATTCGTTGATATCGCGGGCTTGGTTAAAGGGGCATCCAAAGGTGAAGGCCTAGGTAACCAATTTCTGACCAATATTCGTGAAACTGAAGCGATTGGCCATGTGGTGCGTTGCTTTGAAAATGACAATATCATCCATGTTGCTGGCAAAGTTGATCCAGCGGATGACATTGACACCATCAATACTGAATTGGCCCTTTCCGACCTGGAAACTTGCGAACGTGCTATTCATCGGGTGCAGAAGAAAGCCAAAGGTGGCGATAAAGACGCTAAAGCCGAACTGGAAGCACTGGAAAAATGTCTGCCACATTTAGAGAATGCCGGCATGTTGCGCGCGCTGAATCTCACAGCAGAAGATAAAGCAGCCATCCGTTATCTGAGCTTCCTGACACTGAAACCCACGATGTACATTGCTAACGTCAATGAAGATGGTTTCGAAAATAACCCCTATCTGGATCAGGTGCGGGCTATCGCCGCAGCTGAAGGTTCTGTCGTCGTAGCCGTTTGTGCGGCAGTCGAATCTGATATTGCCGAACTGGAAGATGAAGACCGCGCTGAGTTTATGGCTGAATTGGGTATTGAAGAGCCCGGCCTGAACCGGGTGATCCGCGCCGGTTATGAATTACTGAATCTGCAAACCTATTTCACCGCCGGTGTTAAAGAAGTTCGCGCCTGGACTATTCCGGTTGGCGCAACCGCCCCACAAGCCGCAGGTAAAATTCACACTGACTTCGAAAAAGGCTTTATCCGCGCCCAAACTATTGCTTTTGATGACTTTATTACCTACAAAGGTGAGCAAGGCGCGAAAGAAGCTGGGAAAATGCGCTCCGAGGGTAAAGATTACATCGTCAAAGATGGCGATGTGATGAACTTCTTGTTCAACGTCTAA
- a CDS encoding IS1 family transposase (programmed frameshift), translating to MAKVDVKCTFCEQIESVKKHGLGKAKLQRYRCQSCCRTFQLDYAYRACQPGMKSQIVDLAMNNAGIRDTARALHISINAVVRTPKKLSPRVVTTLPLDNLQIQLICEVDEMWSFVGNKKRQRWLWYAWEPRLKRIVAHAFGRRSKMTQCKLLGLLSGFRVAFWCTDNFSAYEMLPATKDITGKLYTQRIERKNLNLRNRLKRLNRKTLGYSKSAEMHDKIIGTFIEREHYLQ from the exons ATGGCTAAAGTTGACGTAAAATGCACGTTTTGTGAGCAAATCGAATCTGTTAAAAAGCATGGCCTGGGTAAGGCCAAACTTCAGCGCTATCGGTGCCAGTCGTGCTGCCGTACTTTCCAGCTCGATTATGCTTATCGCGCCTGCCAACCCGGCATGAAATCACAAATTGTCGACCTTGCAATGAACAATGCCGGTATTCGAGACACTGCCCGAGCTTTACATATCAGCATTAATGCCGTTGTGCGCACAC CTAAAAAACTCTCGCCGAGAGTTGTAACCACGCTTCCTCTGGATAACCTGCAAATTCAGCTTATCTGTGAAGTTGATGAAATGTGGTCGTTTGTTGGCAATAAAAAGCGTCAGCGTTGGCTGTGGTATGCATGGGAGCCTCGTCTCAAACGTATTGTTGCTCATGCTTTTGGGCGCAGGAGCAAAATGACGCAGTGCAAATTACTGGGTTTACTGTCGGGCTTCAGAGTCGCCTTCTGGTGTACAGACAACTTCAGTGCTTATGAGATGTTACCGGCTACAAAAGACATCACAGGTAAGCTTTACACCCAGCGGATTGAACGCAAAAACCTGAATCTTCGTAACCGGTTAAAACGACTGAATCGCAAAACGCTTGGGTACTCAAAATCGGCAGAAATGCATGACAAGATAATCGGCACGTTCATTGAGCGTGAGCATTACCTGCAATGA
- the actS gene encoding amidase activator ActS, translating into MRLWPRLAVYAMAILLLAGCSNKSNRDYAKLPKGSYNDKSYTVKKGDTLYFIAWISDSEVSDIARINKLKPPYRLEVGQKLQLESSTSTGRLTSNKRKSSNTALAKSTPPPGASRCWRWPTSGQVISKYSTADGGNKGIDIAGKRGQPVYASAKGRVVYVGNQLRGYGNLIMIKHGEDFITAYAHNDTMLVKNAQDVKAGQKIATMGSTGTDTLMLHFQIRYRATALDPLRYLPAQGTSPKC; encoded by the coding sequence ATGCGGTTGTGGCCACGGTTGGCGGTATATGCGATGGCTATCTTGTTATTAGCTGGGTGCTCAAATAAATCAAATCGTGACTATGCCAAACTGCCAAAAGGCAGTTACAACGACAAATCCTATACCGTTAAAAAGGGTGATACCCTCTATTTCATTGCTTGGATAAGTGACAGTGAAGTGAGTGACATTGCGCGTATCAACAAACTAAAACCCCCTTATAGACTGGAAGTCGGGCAAAAACTGCAACTCGAGAGTTCCACGTCGACCGGGCGTTTGACATCAAATAAACGTAAATCCTCGAACACCGCACTGGCAAAATCAACGCCTCCGCCAGGCGCGAGCCGCTGCTGGCGTTGGCCCACCAGCGGGCAGGTCATCTCCAAATATTCTACTGCTGATGGCGGCAACAAAGGGATTGATATTGCAGGTAAACGCGGGCAGCCCGTCTATGCATCAGCCAAAGGGCGGGTGGTGTACGTCGGGAATCAACTACGCGGTTATGGCAATCTCATCATGATTAAGCACGGTGAAGATTTCATCACAGCTTACGCCCATAACGACACCATGCTGGTGAAGAATGCTCAGGATGTGAAAGCCGGGCAGAAGATTGCCACCATGGGCAGCACCGGAACAGACACCCTAATGCTGCATTTTCAAATTCGTTATCGCGCAACGGCACTTGACCCACTGCGTTACTTGCCTGCCCAAGGAACCTCACCTAAGTGTTAG
- a CDS encoding RpiB/LacA/LacB family sugar-phosphate isomerase: MKIALMMENSQATKNAIILKELNAVASEKAYPVYNVGMSDENDHHLTYIHLGIMASILLNSKAVDFVVTGCGTGQGAMMSLNIHPGVVCGYCIDPADAFLFAQINNGNALSLPFAKGFGWGAELNVRYIFEKAFTGVKGEGYPLDRKEPQVRNAGILNQVKAAVVKENYLDTLRAIDPELVKTAVSGERFQQCFFDNCQVEEIKAFVKQILA; encoded by the coding sequence ATGAAAATTGCACTGATGATGGAAAACAGTCAGGCAACTAAAAACGCTATTATTCTGAAAGAGCTGAACGCGGTGGCTTCGGAAAAAGCGTACCCGGTATACAACGTAGGTATGAGTGATGAAAATGACCATCACCTGACTTATATCCATCTGGGGATTATGGCCAGCATCCTGCTTAACTCTAAAGCTGTTGATTTCGTGGTGACGGGTTGTGGCACCGGTCAGGGCGCAATGATGTCATTGAACATTCATCCTGGTGTCGTGTGCGGTTATTGCATCGATCCGGCAGATGCTTTCCTGTTTGCTCAAATTAACAATGGTAATGCACTGTCACTGCCATTCGCCAAAGGGTTTGGCTGGGGTGCTGAGCTGAATGTGCGTTACATCTTTGAGAAAGCCTTTACTGGCGTGAAAGGTGAAGGTTACCCACTGGATCGTAAAGAGCCGCAAGTCCGTAATGCCGGTATTTTGAACCAAGTGAAAGCGGCAGTGGTGAAAGAAAACTATCTGGATACATTGCGTGCAATTGATCCAGAATTGGTGAAAACAGCCGTGAGCGGTGAACGTTTCCAACAGTGCTTCTTCGACAACTGTCAGGTTGAAGAAATTAAAGCCTTTGTGAAACAGATTTTAGCGTAA
- the zinT gene encoding metal-binding protein ZinT has product MPKKLPYLFIMPLSLCVVLTSFNSFAHGKHSHGHEQQQSESARRASEGIFADKDVKDRPLSNWDGVWQSINPYLLQGDLDPVLANKAKKSQNKTIEEYREYYKKGYATDITMIGIENNTIDFHTPEAVNSCQYSYAGLKIMHYDSGKKGVRYLYECKDTHSKAPKYVQFSDHIIEPQKSHHFHIYMGNESQEKLLKEMDNWPTFYPISQDKNDIIHEMLHH; this is encoded by the coding sequence ATGCCAAAGAAATTGCCTTATCTATTCATCATGCCTCTTAGTCTTTGTGTGGTATTGACCAGTTTTAATTCATTCGCTCATGGTAAACATAGTCATGGTCATGAGCAGCAACAATCGGAAAGTGCGCGTAGAGCGAGTGAGGGTATTTTTGCAGATAAAGATGTGAAAGACAGGCCACTGAGTAACTGGGATGGCGTTTGGCAATCTATCAATCCTTATTTATTACAGGGGGATTTAGATCCCGTCTTGGCCAATAAAGCGAAAAAGAGTCAAAATAAAACAATTGAGGAATATAGAGAATATTACAAAAAGGGTTATGCCACTGATATCACGATGATTGGTATTGAAAATAACACTATTGATTTCCATACCCCTGAAGCTGTTAACTCCTGCCAATACAGCTACGCTGGCTTGAAAATAATGCATTATGATTCTGGAAAGAAAGGTGTGCGTTATTTATACGAATGTAAAGATACTCACTCTAAAGCCCCCAAATATGTTCAATTTAGTGACCATATTATTGAACCGCAAAAATCCCATCATTTTCATATTTACATGGGTAACGAGTCACAAGAGAAACTGCTTAAAGAAATGGATAATTGGCCAACCTTTTATCCGATATCTCAAGATAAAAATGATATTATTCACGAGATGTTACATCACTAA
- a CDS encoding ABC transporter permease, whose translation MNNIKIDKSPAADSIKEYSFMSGIKGKLPKDTGIFIVMIGIALIFEFLGWFIRDQSFLLNPNRLLLIILQVAIIGIIAVGVTQVIITTGIDLSSGSLIALTAVVAASLAQTSDSIAPMYPHLLDLPAAIPITAGIGVGIICGFINGFLITRTGIPPFIATLGMMVSARGLAQYYTKGNPVSFLSDDFTAIGQGAMPVIIFLVVAVIFHIALRHTRYGKYVYAIGGNMISAKVSGINVNKYLVLVYTIAGGLAGLAGVVLAARVSSGQSSMGQSYELDAIAAAVIGGSSLMGGVGRITGTVIGAVILGLIKSGFTFIGVDSYIQDIIKGVIIVSAVAIDMHRNRKKR comes from the coding sequence ATGAATAACATTAAAATTGATAAATCACCAGCGGCTGATTCGATAAAAGAATATTCGTTTATGTCTGGGATAAAGGGTAAGTTACCTAAAGATACCGGTATTTTTATTGTCATGATTGGTATTGCATTAATCTTTGAGTTTTTAGGCTGGTTTATCCGCGATCAATCCTTTTTACTCAACCCCAACCGATTATTATTAATTATTTTGCAGGTTGCCATTATTGGTATTATTGCCGTTGGGGTTACTCAAGTTATTATTACTACCGGTATTGATCTCTCATCGGGTTCTTTAATTGCCTTAACCGCCGTGGTGGCCGCCAGTTTGGCGCAAACATCAGACAGTATTGCACCTATGTATCCCCATTTATTGGATTTGCCTGCAGCTATTCCCATTACAGCTGGAATAGGTGTTGGGATAATATGCGGCTTTATTAATGGTTTTTTGATCACCCGTACGGGGATCCCGCCGTTTATTGCAACACTGGGGATGATGGTTTCTGCTCGAGGGCTTGCTCAATATTATACCAAGGGTAACCCTGTGAGTTTCCTTTCGGATGATTTTACGGCGATTGGTCAGGGAGCAATGCCGGTAATTATTTTCTTGGTTGTTGCCGTGATTTTTCATATCGCCCTAAGACATACTCGCTATGGAAAATATGTATATGCCATTGGTGGCAATATGATTTCTGCGAAAGTTTCGGGTATTAATGTTAATAAATATCTGGTGCTGGTTTATACCATTGCCGGAGGGCTTGCAGGGTTGGCCGGGGTGGTGTTGGCAGCGCGTGTGAGTAGCGGGCAATCTAGCATGGGTCAATCATATGAGCTAGATGCGATCGCTGCCGCAGTTATTGGCGGTAGTAGCCTGATGGGCGGTGTGGGCCGTATCACTGGCACGGTTATTGGGGCGGTTATCTTGGGGCTTATCAAGAGTGGTTTTACATTTATTGGCGTAGATTCATACATTCAGGACATTATCAAAGGGGTTATTATTGTTAGCGCAGTGGCTATTGATATGCACCGTAATCGTAAAAAACGTTAG